The following is a genomic window from Flavobacteriales bacterium.
GGAGCCATTGAGATGTATGCAGCCATGGAAGATCCGGCCGATGCACCCGAAGTGGTATTCCAGCCGGTAATGTGCCAGCACTGTAACCACGCTCCTTGTGAAACGGTTTGTCCGGTAGGGGCAACGGCTCACAGCTCTGAAGGATTGAACCACATGGCCTATAACCGTTGTATCGGTACGCGCTATTGTGCGAACAACTGTCCTTACAAAGTGCGTCGATTCAACTGGTTTAACTACCCTACCTATTCTAAGTTCAATGATGTAAACCCGGCTCAGGACGAATGGGGTAAAATGGTGTTGAATCCGGATGTAACTGTACGTGCACGTGGGGTCATGGAGAAGTGTACTATGTGCTTGCAGCGCATTCAATTGGGTAAATTGGAAGCTAAACGTGAAGGTCGTCCGGTTGCGGACGGAGACTTCACGGTTGCTTGTGCAGGAGCTTGTGATACGGGAGCAATCACCTTTGGTGATGTAAATGATCCGGAGAGTCGTGTGCACAAGATTCGCGAGGAGCCACGCCGCTACTATCTGTTGGAAGAGATCGGAACAAAACCTTCCGTATTCTACCAGACTAAAGTGAGAAACAAAGCCTAAACCTATTTAGATAAAGGAGAATCTTATGCATTACGAATCGCCCATACGCGAGCCACTAATTACCGGTAAGAAGTCGTACCACGACATTACCGAAGAAGTGGCTAGGCCGATCGAAACTTCTGCCGGACGTTCCTGGTGGATCGTTTTCGGGATATCAGCTGCCATGTTCCTCTGGGGAATGGGTTGCTTAGCCTATACTGTCGGTACCGGAATCGGGGTTTGGGGTCTAAACCGAACTATTGGTTGGGCCTGGGACATCACCAACTTCGTTTGGTGGGTAGGTATTGGTCACGCCGGAACATTGATCTCGGCAGTATTGCTGCTTTTCCGCCAGAAATGGCGTATGTCGATCAACCGATCTGCGGAAGCCATGACGATCTTCGCCGTTGTACAGGCAGGTCTATTCCCCTTGTTCCACATGGGTCGTGTTTGGAATGCTTACTGGGTATTTCCTATCCCAAACAACTTTGGAAGCCTTTGGTTGAACTTCAATTCACCGCTTCTTTGGGACGTTTTCGCGATCTCGACCTACTTGTCGATTTCGTTGGTTTTCTGGTATATGGGGTTGATTCCTGATTTTGCTATGATTCGTGACCGTGCAGTGAAACCTTTCCAAAAGAAGATCTACACGGTTTTGAGTTTTGGATGGGGAGGAAAAGCGAAACACTGGCAGCGATTCGAGGAATTGTCTTTGGTGTTGGCTGGTTTGGCTACTCCGCTGGTACTTTCGGTTCACACGATCGTATCGTTTGACTTTGCCACGTCGGTGATCCCTGGATGGCACACCACTATTTTCCCTCCGTACTTCGTTGCCGGAGCTATCTTCTCAGGGTTTGCTATGGTGCAAACCCTGCTTATCATTATGAGGAAGGTGGTCAAGATGGAGCAGTACATCACCATCCAACACATCGAGTTGATGAACATCGTGATCATGCTCACGGGATCAATCG
Proteins encoded in this region:
- the nrfD gene encoding polysulfide reductase NrfD, producing MHYESPIREPLITGKKSYHDITEEVARPIETSAGRSWWIVFGISAAMFLWGMGCLAYTVGTGIGVWGLNRTIGWAWDITNFVWWVGIGHAGTLISAVLLLFRQKWRMSINRSAEAMTIFAVVQAGLFPLFHMGRVWNAYWVFPIPNNFGSLWLNFNSPLLWDVFAISTYLSISLVFWYMGLIPDFAMIRDRAVKPFQKKIYTVLSFGWGGKAKHWQRFEELSLVLAGLATPLVLSVHTIVSFDFATSVIPGWHTTIFPPYFVAGAIFSGFAMVQTLLIIMRKVVKMEQYITIQHIELMNIVIMLTGSIVGIAYITELFMAWYSGVEYEQYAFLNRATGPYWWAYWSMMICNVISPQLMWFKKLRTSIVFTFFLSIIVNIGMWFERFVIIVTPLHRDYLPSSWTMFSPTFVDIGIFIGTIGFFFVLFLLYARTFPVIAQAELKMILKSSGEEQKKHHHE